A stretch of Microtus pennsylvanicus isolate mMicPen1 chromosome 5, mMicPen1.hap1, whole genome shotgun sequence DNA encodes these proteins:
- the Pstk gene encoding L-seryl-tRNA(Sec) kinase has protein sequence MKTAAAAGEVSVDGRPKLALCVLCGLPAAGKSTFARALALRLRQERSWAVGVLSYDDVLPPALPDDVSTQPRPSQWKMFRQELLKHLECFLVAVISGGQMSAPPNRTETMWEDFITCLKKQDLIFSAAHEAQPCQLLAKTAASRRLFLVLDDNFYYQSMRYEVYQLARKYSLGFCQLFLDCPLETCLLRNGQRPQPLPNETIRLMERKIEKPNSEKNAWEHNSLVIQSSSCSLEASLEVTDLLLTALENPIKCVEDNTEQKETDRIICSTNILHQADETLRRTISQTMKEAKDEKIPLNNLKRLAEDLNKLKADFLEDLRQGNRRYLCFQQTTDLSDIISSFCDERDTVVQKYFSKQH, from the exons ATGAAGACTGCGGCGGCGGCTGGGGAGGTCAGCGTTGACGGGCGGCCGAAGCTGGCACTGTGCGTCCTCTGCGGCTTGCCGGCGGCCGGAAAGTCGACCTTCGCTCGTGCGCTGGCCCTCCGGCTGCGGCAGGAGCGGAGCTGGGCAGTGGGCGTCCTCTCCTACGACGATGTGCTGCCCCCCGCGCTCCCGGATGACGTTAGCACACAACCTCGG cCATCCCAGTGGAAAATGTTTCGACAAGAACTGTTAAAGCACCTGGAATGTTTCCTCGTCGCGGTCATTAGTGGGGGTCAGATGTCTGCCCCACCCAACAGGACTGAAACCATGTGGGAAGATTTTATAACTTGCTTAAAAAAACAGGATTTGATCTTTTCTGCAGCACATGAGGCTCAGCCTTGCCAGCTCTTGGCAAAAACTGCTGCTTCTAGACGTTTGTTTTTGGTGTTAGATGACAACTTTTATTACCAAAGTATGAGATATGAAGTCTACCAACTGGCTCGGAAAT ATTCACTGGGCTTTTGCCAGCTCTTTTTAGATTGTCCCCTGGAAACATGTTTGCTGAGGAACGGCCAGAGACCCCAGCCACTACCTAATGAGACCATCCGCCTCATGGAGAGGAAGATAGAAAAGCCCAACAGTGAGAAAAATGCCTGGGAACACAACAGCCTCGTAATTCAGAGTTCATCATGTTCCTTGGAGGCCAG CCTGGAGGTGACTGATTTGTTGCTTACTGCTTTGGAAAATCCCATAAAATGTGTTGAGGACAATACGGAACAAAAG GAAACAGACAGAATTATTTGTTCTACTAACATCCTCCATCAAGCTGATGAAACACTCCGCAGAACCATCTCTCAGACAATGAAGGAAGCCAAAG atGAGAAAATACCTCTTAATAACTTGAAGCGTCTAGCAGAAGACCTTAACAAGCTCAAAGCAGATTTTTTGGAAGATCTACGACAAGGAAACAGAAGATATCTGTGCTTTCAGCAAACCACCGACTTATCagatattatttcttctttttgtgatGAGAGAGATACTGTTGTGCAGAAgtatttttcaaagcaacattAA